The Streptomyces sp. B3I8 nucleotide sequence GACGGACCCCGAGGACAACGAGTTCTGCGTCCTGCGCACGCTGGACCGTTAGGGCCGAGGGGCCAGCGAGCGGTGCGCCACTGCTTCTCGAACTCCTCGCGGCTGATCGCCACGCCACGGAACTCGGGCTGTGCGTTGACGTCGGCGAGCGAGCCGACAGGCACTTGGCCGAGGCCGATCTCGTCCGACTCGTGCAGCGCATCGGCCCGCACGCTGCGGCCGTCCGCGTAGCGTTCGACCTTGCGGACCTCGTACCCGTCCGGCCCGATCTCGCTGTAGAGCGTGACCGGGTCCGACGGGCAGTCGTGTAGCCAGTCGACCTTCCAGTGGTCCATGGGCTTCCGCTCAGAGCAGGTGGTCTGCCTTGCCGGCCTTGATGTCCAGGATCATCGTGCGCAGTGCGTCGCGGCTGTCGGTGAGGGGGTGTGCCTCCTCACCGGCTATGGCGATGTAGGCGTTTCCGTCCCGGTCGGTACCGAGGCGGAAACAGCTGGCTCCTTCCCCGCAGAACGGCTCTTCCCAGGTGATCTCGTCCACCGGTTCTCTCCTCACAGGTCGTTGGCGATGTCACGGACGAAGTCGCGCGACTCCCGGGGCGGGAGGGCGATGCGCTCCATCCAGTCCAGGTGCCCGCGGTACTTGGCCAGTTGCGCCTCCTCGCCGAGGAAGGCCGGCCCGTGCGAGCTGTCGACCTGCACCGTGTCCAGCCGCGGCACCGAAGCCTCCAGGTAGTTGACGGTCTGCCCGGCGCCGGGGAACGTACCCGCGGCGAACGGAACGACCAGCAACCGTACGGGCGGCTGCTCGGACACCTTAAGCAGATGCTCCAGTTGGGCCCGGGCCACCTTGCGGCCACCGAACTGCATGCGCAGCGCCGCCTCGTGGACGAGGGCCACGTATTCAGGTGCGTTCTCGCCCTCCAGCACCTGCTGCCGTTCGATCCGGTAGGCGAGCCGCAGAGCGACCTCGTGCTCCGGCAGAGGCGGGAGTACCGCCCGGAAGAGTTCCAGCGCGTGATCGCTGGTCTGCAACAGCCCGGGGACGTGGGCGGTGTGCGCGTTGCGCATCCGGACGGCGTACGACTCCAGCTCCGCGATGTCCAGCAGTCCCGGCGAGAGGGCACCCCGGTAACGCTCCCACCAGCCACGTCCGGCAGGACGGGCCATGGCCGCGAGCGCGTCCACGTAGGCCTGGTCCGAACAGTCGCAATTGCAGGCGAGCGTACGCAGACGTGCGGGGCTGATCGTCCGGATGCCCGTCTCGATGTTGGAGATCTTCGCCCGGTCCACCCCGAGCAGCCCGGCGGCCTGGTCCGCCGTTATACCCGCAGCCGTCCGCATTTTGCGCAGCTCGTTGCCGAGCCTCTTCTGGCGTTCCGTGGGTGCCGTCCTCGGTGGCATGGCGCTCCTCCCGTACTGATCGTCAGCAGTCTGCCGCGTGGAACGGCAACGCGACCACGGACGGGTTAATTTCTGCAACCCAGTGGCAATGTAACCATCTTCACCCTTACGTTGCGTAGGCGCCGAGCCACCCACGGCGACCGGCGTCACTCGTGACCGAAGGAGCTGCCCCATGTCCGAAACGATCCCCACCCCCTCCCTCCCCCGCTGCCCGGTGGGGTTGCCGCATCCGGTCGATGCGGCCGCCCCCCGGCCGGAGACGCTGGCGTACGGCCTCACCCTTCCCGCCGCCCTGACGAGCCCCGCACTGGCGCGGCAGGTGACGCGCGCGCTGCTGACCGCGCACGGGCTGGGCGGGATGCTGGACCCCGCCGTCCTCGCGGTCAGCGAACTGACCGCGACCGCCGCCCGGTTCACGCAGTCCGCCGACTTCCACCTCTCGCTCCGCTACCGCGCCGACACCCTCCGCCTGACGGTGTACGACAACCACCCGCACCACGCCCACCCCCGGCTGGCCGCCGCCTGCGAGACCCGCCGCCGGGCCGCCCTCCGCCTCCTGACCCGCCTCTGCCGCACCTGCGGGGGA carries:
- a CDS encoding helix-turn-helix transcriptional regulator, with amino-acid sequence MPPRTAPTERQKRLGNELRKMRTAAGITADQAAGLLGVDRAKISNIETGIRTISPARLRTLACNCDCSDQAYVDALAAMARPAGRGWWERYRGALSPGLLDIAELESYAVRMRNAHTAHVPGLLQTSDHALELFRAVLPPLPEHEVALRLAYRIERQQVLEGENAPEYVALVHEAALRMQFGGRKVARAQLEHLLKVSEQPPVRLLVVPFAAGTFPGAGQTVNYLEASVPRLDTVQVDSSHGPAFLGEEAQLAKYRGHLDWMERIALPPRESRDFVRDIANDL
- a CDS encoding ATP-binding protein, which encodes MSETIPTPSLPRCPVGLPHPVDAAAPRPETLAYGLTLPAALTSPALARQVTRALLTAHGLGGMLDPAVLAVSELTATAARFTQSADFHLSLRYRADTLRLTVYDNHPHHAHPRLAAACETRRRAALRLLTRLCRTCGGACGFEGSREPGGGTRMWATLPGR